In the genome of Candidatus Amarolinea dominans, one region contains:
- the rimO gene encoding 30S ribosomal protein S12 methylthiotransferase RimO, giving the protein MTYYLLTLGCPKNQVDSEGMAMLMLQRGYGSTANPDQADVLIVNTCGFLEAAKEESIAVLRDLGKHKRHNQVLIAAGCLAQRNGAEIVRRVPRVDGLLGTRRWLEIVQMVETLRGGRNRRGQGRYELVGDPEIPQPDATPRPGVVAGSAYLKISDGCNAPCAFCSIPSFKGGLRSRPFAGIVAEAEALAAAGARELIVIAQDSTDYGRDRGEANSLPALLNAICNRAAGLRWLRLMYAYPGHVSDELIEMMASQRTIVPYLDMPLQHGHPDTLARMKRPSSSQWVTKTVGKLRSALPDLALRSTFIVGFPGETEAEFQGLLDFVHEVQFDKLGVFTFSPEPGTPAFDMPNQVPAALKEERRQRLMAAQQPISLARNQAQVGRVLDVLIEGFDNGYSVGRSYRDAPEVDGLVLVPGTRPHPVGEMLPVRINSALEYDLVGEALGELVLR; this is encoded by the coding sequence CTGACCTATTATTTACTGACCCTCGGCTGCCCCAAAAACCAGGTTGACAGCGAAGGCATGGCCATGCTGATGCTCCAGCGCGGCTATGGATCCACGGCGAATCCGGACCAGGCTGATGTGCTCATCGTCAACACGTGCGGTTTTCTGGAGGCGGCCAAAGAAGAATCCATTGCCGTCTTGCGCGACCTGGGCAAGCACAAACGCCACAATCAGGTGTTGATCGCGGCCGGCTGCCTGGCGCAGCGCAATGGCGCCGAGATCGTGCGCCGCGTGCCGCGCGTGGATGGCCTGCTGGGCACCCGGCGCTGGCTGGAAATTGTGCAGATGGTGGAAACGCTGCGCGGCGGACGCAATCGCCGCGGCCAGGGGCGCTACGAGTTGGTAGGTGATCCTGAAATCCCGCAGCCTGACGCCACCCCACGGCCCGGCGTGGTGGCGGGCAGCGCCTACCTGAAGATCTCCGATGGCTGCAACGCCCCGTGCGCCTTCTGTTCCATCCCTTCCTTCAAGGGCGGTCTGCGCAGTCGCCCCTTTGCCGGTATCGTCGCGGAAGCAGAGGCGCTGGCCGCGGCCGGCGCGCGTGAGCTGATCGTGATTGCTCAGGATTCCACCGACTACGGCCGCGACCGCGGGGAAGCCAATTCCCTGCCCGCCCTGCTCAACGCCATCTGCAATCGGGCCGCGGGCCTGCGCTGGCTGCGCCTGATGTACGCCTATCCGGGGCATGTCAGCGATGAGTTAATCGAGATGATGGCGAGCCAACGCACCATCGTGCCCTACCTGGACATGCCGTTACAGCATGGGCACCCGGACACCCTGGCGCGCATGAAGCGGCCCAGCAGCAGTCAGTGGGTGACGAAGACAGTGGGCAAGCTGCGCAGCGCCCTGCCTGACCTGGCCCTGCGTTCGACCTTCATCGTCGGTTTTCCTGGCGAAACCGAGGCCGAGTTCCAGGGCCTGCTCGACTTCGTTCACGAGGTGCAGTTCGACAAGCTGGGGGTCTTTACTTTCAGCCCCGAACCGGGCACCCCGGCCTTCGATATGCCCAACCAGGTGCCGGCCGCACTCAAAGAGGAACGCCGCCAACGCCTGATGGCCGCGCAGCAGCCCATCTCCCTGGCCCGCAACCAAGCCCAGGTGGGACGGGTGCTCGACGTGCTCATCGAAGGCTTCGACAATGGGTATAGCGTGGGTCGCAGCTATCGCGACGCACCTGAGGTGGATGGACTGGTGCTTGTACCAGGCACCCGGCCGCACCCGGTTGGAGAAATGCTGCCGGTGCGAATCAACAGCGCTCTGGAGTATGACCTGGTGGGCGAGGCGCTCGGTGAGTTGGTGCTCCGGTAG
- a CDS encoding helix-turn-helix domain-containing protein: MVELGQWLRETRETKGLSLAQVEGATRIRQKYLAALESGEPEELPGDVPTRGFLRNYATFLGLDADEAVRRLGKPRAEVMQIAKVAEQAMGPRAVDYRPIEVELHHESPFTARWLAIGLLIGIALVALVLGVWAWRTNPQLLSGLLAPLSTATPTSTATAPANTTAPTATPDIYRITATPTAGIFLLPTPTPTATPISTAAPTPTMTPPTTEMEVVVRAVQRAWVRVLADEQVVLEKVLEAGSEQRWQIQYSFVLRTGNAGGVEVTINGEAQGALGSLGGIEECTWTLADGLVSRRCGNDGDSTVTSSVTVTATSMTPSPTSVTGASTPAATATPGRTPTPGQSSRLMPQGNPAHPCAPLPNEIMSTLC; the protein is encoded by the coding sequence ATGGTTGAACTGGGCCAATGGTTGCGTGAAACCCGTGAGACCAAGGGGCTGAGTCTGGCCCAGGTCGAGGGCGCCACACGTATCCGCCAAAAATACCTGGCTGCCCTGGAATCAGGGGAGCCAGAAGAACTGCCCGGCGATGTGCCCACGCGCGGGTTCCTCCGTAACTACGCCACCTTCCTCGGCCTGGATGCCGATGAGGCGGTACGCCGCCTGGGCAAACCCCGAGCCGAAGTCATGCAGATCGCCAAAGTGGCCGAACAGGCCATGGGGCCACGTGCGGTTGACTATCGGCCCATAGAAGTTGAACTACACCATGAATCGCCGTTCACCGCGCGCTGGTTGGCCATTGGCCTCCTGATCGGCATTGCGCTGGTGGCCCTGGTGCTGGGCGTCTGGGCGTGGCGTACCAATCCCCAACTGCTCTCCGGCCTTCTGGCGCCGCTCAGCACGGCGACACCCACGAGTACCGCCACCGCACCGGCCAATACGACCGCCCCAACGGCCACGCCCGACATCTACCGCATCACAGCCACGCCAACGGCAGGCATCTTCCTGCTGCCCACTCCCACCCCCACGGCAACGCCCATCTCCACGGCGGCCCCAACGCCCACCATGACCCCCCCCACGACGGAAATGGAGGTGGTGGTGCGAGCCGTGCAGCGCGCCTGGGTGCGCGTGCTGGCCGATGAACAGGTAGTCCTGGAGAAGGTGCTGGAGGCCGGCAGCGAGCAGCGCTGGCAGATACAATACAGCTTCGTCCTGCGCACAGGCAACGCAGGCGGTGTCGAGGTCACCATCAACGGTGAGGCGCAGGGCGCCCTGGGCAGCCTCGGCGGGATCGAAGAATGTACCTGGACCCTGGCGGATGGATTAGTGTCGCGGCGGTGTGGCAATGATGGCGACAGTACCGTGACCTCCAGCGTGACAGTAACCGCTACATCCATGACGCCTTCGCCGACCAGCGTCACCGGCGCCTCAACGCCGGCTGCCACCGCAACGCCCGGTCGCACGCCCACGCCTGGGCAATCCTCCAGGCTGATGCCGCAGGGGAACCCTGCCCACCCCTGCGCACCCCTGCCCAACGAGATAATGAGTACGCTGTGCTGA
- a CDS encoding N-acetylmuramoyl-L-alanine amidase, producing the protein MRRSTVKRLERTAFLLTLVILLVAGWLSWRSSAAGFAWPWDDPNRVPRQRPLRAVAGKTVGIIAGHMNYDSGAVCDDGLQETQITQAVARLVAERLTQAGASVDILAEKDARLDGYQADAFISIHADSCVALSGYKAARSEQSAQPLLEDKFLRCVYREYGQKSGLPQHLNSISHNMTQYYAFNRIAAATPAVILELGFLGGDRQLLTTQQERLAWGVSESVLCFLDADR; encoded by the coding sequence ATGCGCCGATCTACTGTCAAGCGCCTTGAGCGCACCGCCTTCTTGCTCACGTTGGTCATCCTGCTGGTGGCCGGCTGGCTCTCCTGGCGCAGCAGCGCCGCCGGTTTTGCCTGGCCCTGGGATGATCCCAACCGCGTCCCGCGCCAGCGCCCGTTGCGCGCGGTTGCGGGCAAGACGGTGGGCATCATCGCCGGGCACATGAACTACGATTCGGGCGCGGTGTGCGACGATGGCTTGCAGGAGACCCAGATCACCCAGGCCGTGGCCCGCCTGGTGGCCGAGCGCCTGACCCAGGCCGGCGCCAGCGTAGATATTCTGGCCGAAAAGGATGCCCGCCTGGATGGCTATCAGGCCGACGCCTTCATCTCGATCCACGCCGATTCGTGCGTCGCGCTGAGCGGTTACAAGGCGGCCCGCTCGGAACAGAGTGCGCAGCCGCTGCTGGAAGACAAGTTCCTGCGCTGTGTCTATCGCGAGTACGGTCAAAAGAGCGGCCTGCCGCAACACCTCAATTCGATCAGCCACAACATGACGCAATACTACGCCTTCAATCGCATCGCCGCGGCCACGCCTGCGGTGATCCTGGAGCTTGGTTTTCTGGGCGGCGACCGCCAGTTGTTGACCACGCAGCAGGAGCGCCTGGCTTGGGGCGTCAGCGAAAGCGTGCTTTGCTTCCTCGACGCCGACCGCTGA
- a CDS encoding fused MFS/spermidine synthase — protein sequence MSISSVRFLNLLVFTAGLVTLGVELAGSRLLDPWFGNSLIVWANLIGLILLYLAAGAWLGGRVADRSPHAETLFRLTAWGAGAVGLIPVLSRPLLALAADAFDAYDAALLIGSFLAVLALFAIPVILLGCVTPFALRLVLTDVQHSGQTAGRLSALATLGSISGTFGTVLLLIPNVGTRRTFFLLSLLLLGLALGGLWHARRRPPWSYIILWLLILTLALQNPGAVKSQTDLSGGGSVEFETESAYNYIQVLQRQGEVLLKLNEGQGIHSVYRPGGGLADGIWDYFLLAPFFSPTPHDPADVQRMALIGLAGGTISSLYSQVYGPLPIDGVELDPAVIAVGRRWFGMNQPNLNAVAQDGRYFLAHTAARYDVIAVDAYRPPYIPFHLTTVEFFSSVREHLTPNGVVAINVARTDDDYRLVDALTATLHALFPSVLIIEEPTNGATLGNSLVIASQQPVTLADWETNTARLTHPLLVTVAQRARGHVRLAPATAAGKPWRDDLAPVEQTMHGLILRFLLAE from the coding sequence TTGTCCATTTCATCTGTCCGTTTCCTCAACCTGCTGGTCTTCACGGCCGGCCTGGTAACGCTAGGGGTCGAGCTGGCCGGTTCACGCCTGCTCGACCCCTGGTTTGGTAATTCCCTCATCGTTTGGGCCAACCTGATCGGGCTGATTCTGCTCTATCTGGCGGCCGGCGCCTGGCTGGGCGGCCGCGTGGCGGACCGCTCGCCGCACGCCGAAACCCTCTTCCGCCTGACGGCCTGGGGCGCAGGCGCGGTCGGCCTGATCCCGGTGCTCAGCCGCCCGCTGTTAGCCCTGGCCGCTGATGCCTTCGACGCCTACGACGCTGCCCTGCTCATCGGCTCGTTCCTGGCCGTGCTGGCCCTCTTTGCGATCCCGGTCATCCTGCTGGGCTGCGTCACCCCCTTCGCGCTGCGCCTCGTGCTGACCGATGTGCAGCACAGCGGGCAGACGGCCGGCCGCCTGTCGGCGTTGGCGACGCTGGGCAGCATCAGCGGGACGTTTGGCACGGTGCTCCTGCTCATTCCCAACGTCGGCACGCGCCGCACCTTCTTCCTGCTCAGCCTGCTGCTGCTGGGCCTGGCGCTCGGCGGCCTGTGGCACGCACGACGACGCCCGCCCTGGTCATACATCATCCTCTGGCTGCTGATCCTAACGCTGGCGCTGCAAAACCCGGGCGCCGTCAAGTCACAGACCGATCTTAGCGGCGGGGGAAGCGTAGAATTTGAAACGGAGTCGGCCTACAACTACATCCAGGTGTTGCAGCGACAGGGTGAGGTGCTCCTGAAGCTCAACGAGGGGCAGGGGATTCATTCGGTCTACCGGCCTGGCGGCGGCCTGGCCGATGGTATCTGGGATTACTTCTTGCTGGCCCCGTTTTTCAGCCCGACGCCGCATGACCCGGCTGATGTGCAGCGCATGGCGCTGATTGGCCTGGCCGGCGGCACCATCTCCAGCCTCTACAGTCAGGTCTACGGGCCGCTGCCCATTGATGGCGTGGAGCTTGACCCGGCCGTCATCGCGGTGGGGCGCCGTTGGTTTGGCATGAACCAGCCCAATCTCAACGCGGTGGCCCAGGATGGTCGCTATTTTCTGGCCCACACCGCCGCACGCTACGATGTCATTGCGGTTGATGCCTACCGTCCACCGTACATCCCCTTTCATCTGACCACCGTGGAGTTTTTCAGCAGTGTGCGTGAGCATCTGACCCCCAACGGCGTGGTTGCCATCAACGTGGCGCGCACCGACGACGACTATCGCCTGGTGGACGCGCTGACGGCCACGCTGCACGCGCTTTTTCCCAGCGTCCTCATCATCGAAGAGCCGACCAACGGCGCGACCCTGGGCAACAGCCTGGTCATCGCCAGTCAACAGCCGGTCACGCTGGCCGATTGGGAGACCAACACCGCTCGGCTCACCCATCCCCTTCTCGTGACCGTGGCCCAGCGCGCCCGCGGGCATGTACGCCTCGCGCCGGCCACAGCAGCGGGCAAGCCGTGGCGCGATGACCTGGCGCCGGTCGAACAGACGATGCATGGCCTGATCCTGCGCTTTCTGCTGGCAGAGTAG